TGAGTGGGTTGCGACTCATTTATTAATTAAATGGTTATTTGCTGGATAACTAGTTGGCTTCGGATGGTTAATATCGAAAGAACGCGACGTGTAACCTTATTGGCTAGAAAACCAATATGATTACATGAAGACTGCAGACATTGTCGCTGAAGCGCTGATGGACTGGGGCGTAGATGTCATCTTTGGCCTGCCCGGCGACGGCATTAACGGTTTCATCGAGGCATTGAGAAGAAGAACAAGCAAGATCCGGTTCGTCCTTGTCCGGCACGAGGAATCCTCTGCGTTCATGGCGTGCGCCTATGCAAAATACACGGGCAAGCTCGGCGCGTGCGTTGCCACGTCCGGTCCGGGGGCGGTGCACTTACTGACAGGACTTTACGACGCCAAGGCGGACGGCGCGCCCGTCATCGCAATCACCGGAAGCACGTACTCTGACATGATGGGGACGAACTACCAGCAGGACATCGACCTGCTCCAGCTCTACGAAGACGTGTCAGTCTACAACAACATGATAAACAGCCCCGAGCACGCCGAGACGGCAGTCGACATTGCGTGCAGGACGGCCCTTGCAAAAAGAGGAGTCAGCCACCTCACAATCCCGATAGACGTGCAGGAGCAGGAGCTGCGCGGGCAATATTCGAGGCACAACGTGGCCAACCACACTTCAGACGCGCTTGTCGCCTACGCGATGCCTGACCCGAAATTTGTGCAAAAAGCGGCAGAGATACTGAACGCCGGAAACAGGGTTGTCATGCTGGTGGGGCAGGGCGCGCTTGGCGCCACCGACGAGGTTATTGCAGTCGCAGAAAGGCTGGGCGCGCCCATCGTCAAGGCGCTCCTTGGCAAGGCAGTGGTCCCGGACGACCACCCGCTCTGCACAGGCGGCATCGGCCTGCTTGGCACCTCGCCCTCGTCAGACGCGATGGCAGAGGCAGACACGCTCCTTATGGTCGGGACTTCATTTCCGTACATTGACTATTTGCCAAAGCCGGGGCAGGCCCGGGGCGTGCAGATAGACCTCTTTGCAGAAAGGATAGGGCTGCGCTATCCAGTCGAGGTCGGCCTTGTCGGGGATTCCAGGCTAGCGCTGTCGGCACTGCTCCCGCTCCTGAAGGAAAAGAGCCGGGACTTTGTGCGCTCTAAACAGGCGGCGATGAAAGAGTGGAACGACCTTTTGCGGGAGCGCAGCAGCCGGATCGAGACGCCGATGAAGCCGCAGTTCATAGCCAGGATAATCTCCGAGGAGCTGCGGGACGACGCCATACTCTCTGTCGACAGTGGGACCAACACCATCTGGGCGGCCCAGTACATCAACCTGAAAAGGGGGATGAAGTTCTCGC
The sequence above is drawn from the Nitrososphaera viennensis EN76 genome and encodes:
- a CDS encoding thiamine pyrophosphate-dependent enzyme; the protein is MKTADIVAEALMDWGVDVIFGLPGDGINGFIEALRRRTSKIRFVLVRHEESSAFMACAYAKYTGKLGACVATSGPGAVHLLTGLYDAKADGAPVIAITGSTYSDMMGTNYQQDIDLLQLYEDVSVYNNMINSPEHAETAVDIACRTALAKRGVSHLTIPIDVQEQELRGQYSRHNVANHTSDALVAYAMPDPKFVQKAAEILNAGNRVVMLVGQGALGATDEVIAVAERLGAPIVKALLGKAVVPDDHPLCTGGIGLLGTSPSSDAMAEADTLLMVGTSFPYIDYLPKPGQARGVQIDLFAERIGLRYPVEVGLVGDSRLALSALLPLLKEKSRDFVRSKQAAMKEWNDLLRERSSRIETPMKPQFIARIISEELRDDAILSVDSGTNTIWAAQYINLKRGMKFSLSGTLATMACALPYAIAAQVAYPKRQSVAFVGDGGFTMLMGEFATAVKYHLPIKVVIIKNNSLGMIRWEQLAFLGNPEFGVEFSPIDFAKFAEACGAKGYSISDPRDARSLVREAMSQDGPAIIEALVDPFEPPMPPKVDLDFVSNMAESFARGQPHARRIGLTIFRDQVHEALRKMHSHEDEKETR